The nucleotide sequence TGGGAATGAAAGCAACTCAGCCACTAAGTGGTAGGTCATTTAAAAATCACAAGGACGAGGTCAACGGATGATGAGGTGCAAAGTGCGCAGaggtcagcaactttctgcagTCAATCTCTCCAGACTTCTTGTGGCCTTCAGAGTAGCTCGAGAACAGTGTGTAGAGAGCTTCATGAAATGGGTCTCCATGGCCCtagcagctgcatccaagcctcaCGTAACCAAGCACGAGCGTTAGATGCAGTGGTGTGAAGCGCACCGCCACTGGCCTCTACAGCAGTACTGACCTGTTCTCTGGAGTGGCAAATTACGCTTGAGTCTGGGTTTGCTAGTTGCCAGGAGAACAGTACTTGTCTGCCAGCACCGTGCCAAGTATAAAGTTCGGTAGTGGAAGATTATAGTGTGAGGCTGTATTcaggagttgagcttgactcgtTAGTTACAGTGAAGAAACTCTTAATGGTTCTGCATAACAATTAattttggacaattttatgctcccaactttgtgggaacttgactggcctgcacagagtcctgatctCAATCTGACAGAACACCTTTGAgatgaattagagcagagaATGTGAACCAGGCTTTCTCATCCAACTAATGATGGACCGCCTCACAAATACccttctggaagaatggtcaaaaattccaATAAATACAgtcctaaaccttgtggaaagccttttTAGATGAGTTGAGTCTGTTGtagctgcaaagggtgggcTGAGATCATATTAAATACTacggattaagaatgggatgtcactcaagttcatatgcaCATGAAAACAGACAAGAGAGTACTTTTGGCAAAATAGTGTGTTTCTGGATTACATGTTAGCCTGGTATGAGTGATTGCTTATACAAAATGTGATAACTCAAAGTATATTGTAAAGCAAAATGGTGTCTGTGGGATGTAGTTCTGTAGACTGTGAACATCCAGATTTAGGGCCACTATGGTGAGATGCTGCGGGGGCTGATGGGAGAGCCTCAGGGCCTCACTGCTCAAACGTCTGCGTGCGCCTCAGGTTGTCCTTCACACGGACAAACTCTGGGATCTTCTGCTGATTCTCTCGCTGCCTGATCTCCTCCTGCTCGTACTGTTGGGGGGGAAGGACACCAGTTTATCCCAACAAAATATCCACAAAGTTAAAGAGAAAGCCTGAGAAGAGCTAGGTTGTATTCTGTTAGTATTTGGTGAAATTCTTCTCAGTTATGTGCCTCTTACCTCTTGCAGTTTCTGCTGCCTCTTGCGGAGCTCCATCTCCAGGTCTGAGGGCTGTCGTTGTGCCATCTCCGCCTCCTTGTGCAGCTCCAGTCTGCGCTGCTCCAACACTCGCTTCAGCTCCGGTTTCTCCTCCAGCAGCAGACCCCTTCAAAGTCAGAGCTACGGTTTTACcgacacatgcaaacacaaaatTCCTGCCAATCTCTGTTTCAGTGGGTGACTACTTTAAGACCACAGAGTAAAAGGAGTTTTTGGCGTACCGTTTATGGCTGAGCAGCAGCTCTCGGTGCAGGTTATGATAGCTCGGCGCTTCTGTTGAGGAGCCGTTGAGTTTCTTCTGCTCACTGCTGCTGTCACCTGTGGATGGACCAACTCAAAATTCTTCTTAAAGCtcataaatgtgaaaaaaacaagtttGACTCTACCTTGTTATTAACTATCACATGGTAACAGAATGTCCTCATAGTTTTGATTGTTGGAGATACAGAATTGTAACATTTAATCGAAGTGGCGATGTCATTTTAAACACAGAATACACTGCTTCATTCACCCGGTAGTACTGATGGATGAAGCTACTTAATATAAAAGATGATTATTTCTAGCTAATTCTAATCCTACTACAACGACTATATATTTGACTGATAGCAATATTTGATTGATAACATATACATGATTTTGCTATCGATCAAATCTAATCTATCATTCAGCATTTGTGCTTTAAACTACCTTTTTTGAGAAGCCCATATCCCAGTTTCTGTGAAATGTCATATGCAGTCAAacaagggaaaaagaaaaaacaatgctCTTTGTTAGTGATTTCACAAGTTAATTACTTTGCATGTGAACACTGATGCACACAGCCTGGTTTGTCAAAACATCTTTGTTGTGATCGTCCCTTCATTTGACGGAGGGTATAATTAGCTAAAGGCTAAAAAAGACCGTGCCTGCTGTGCTGCTTAAGTACGTGAGCTTTGTTTAATGAAGGTGACATAACAGCTCTGCCAGTCTGTCAGAGAGGTAGTTATGCAGTTTtggtgtgtgacagagagcttTATTTGTAGTGGCAAATAAAATGATGTAACCACACAGAGTCAGGCCACTTACAGTGGAAGAAAAACGTGGTTGTAACACAATCGTTTACTTCTGCCACACCCACTGAAACCAGATAGCCAGGAGACACAGATTACAGCGACCAGGGAGCAGATGGCAGATGCTGTCATGACTCGTGTTTCTCAGGCAAAGTCAGGCAAGCCAATAAGACCAAGACTCTGACATAAACAAGTCCAACAGCTGAAATATGATCCCAAACTCTGTATTTGGTATTGTGCCTTTTACTATTCCTGCTGTAGTTATAAGCCTCCAGGTTCAGGGCCTTCTTGGGCCCCTGCAGGGGAGATAACCAGTCTGGTGTAAGGCCTGGTGGAAGCCATTGTTCCAATAAAGGCCTGAAGGTTTCAGATGGATTACAGGAAGCTCTCACCTACTTGCAGAAATGCTCTGAAGTGTCAGAAGTTAGCTCGATGATGCCGCTCTGTGATACTAAACAATCTGTCTGTTGGACTGAATCAGTCTAAAGATACGTTTTTTGACCAGTAATCATTATAATGTTGCTGTCAGATTAAAATACTTTATTCTTCTTAGGAAGTTCAACACAGCTGCCTTGTATTTTCAGGCTGTTTGTCCTTATGTAAAACCATCCCAGCCCCAAGATGACCTTGTTATGTAATCACTTCAGATGTGACTTTGATCAAAGATTGAACAGCAATGTTTTGACATTGCAATAATATTATATCACATGTTCAAATCACCTCACTGATCAGAACAATTCAGACTTCGAGACAGCATTTAAATGCCCATCGGGGAGCTAAAATATGCACAatgatttttgtgtttaaaacacagaaaaatgcagaaaaatctTTAATGAAAACAGACATTGTGCTAACATAGGTAGTTTTATAATAGCAGAGATTAAAAAGAACTATAATGAACTTGTTGAATATTAGCGTCAATACTATTTAATCTGCAATAACAAGATTCTGTAAGAAGGCacagtttatatatttttggtCAAAGTGTCCATCATATGAAAAGTTACATAACATCTACATACTTTAATCACAATAAACTTTGACTGTAAGCCCACTGAAGCAACACATGTGGTCTGACCAAAGGTGAACTAAACCTTTGACAGATGGACATCAGACCAGACACTGATCTCTCACTCACTGGACTGAGACTTATAGCAGCGCTGTAAGTAAACAACTAGAAAGAACTCACTTTTTTTACAGCTGATCCCTCCATAGCAGGATGGTGGAGGCCCACTGTCTTGTGCACAGCAGCGGCGTTCCTGTTTTAGTCCATTGCTAAAAGAATTGCACGTCCTCACTCCATCGGTCGATCGTCTTTTTCCTTGCTGCATCCAAGGCCAGCATGTTGTTGATGACAGATCCACAGACTCAATGTGCCATCTAGCAGTAGTCAATAGTGGTAGTAGACAGTGAAATCTTATTACGCTATTCTAGATTACTTCACAACCCCCACACGGCATAGGATGTTAGATTAGGTAATTGCCGCTGACACAAATGCAGCTTAAAACCAACCTAACACGGTACTATTACCAGTCGACTCCTCTTCCTCCCAGCCCATTAGTACTGACAGAGAGTCCAGCAACAAAGGTCTTCAAAGAAACATAATATGGTGATGGTTGTTACAGTTTGGGGACTGAGACAATCGTAGAAAACCCAAGTACAGCCGGAAATTTCCTGCCATAAACTTTGTGA is from Oreochromis niloticus isolate F11D_XX linkage group LG20, O_niloticus_UMD_NMBU, whole genome shotgun sequence and encodes:
- the zgc:195245 gene encoding protein FAM107B isoform X1; amino-acid sequence: MQQGKRRSTDGVRTCNSFSNGLKQERRCCAQDSGPPPSCYGGISCKKSDSSSEQKKLNGSSTEAPSYHNLHRELLLSHKRGLLLEEKPELKRVLEQRRLELHKEAEMAQRQPSDLEMELRKRQQKLQEYEQEEIRQRENQQKIPEFVRVKDNLRRTQTFEQ
- the zgc:195245 gene encoding protein FAM107B isoform X2, producing the protein MEGSAVKKKLGYGLLKKGDSSSEQKKLNGSSTEAPSYHNLHRELLLSHKRGLLLEEKPELKRVLEQRRLELHKEAEMAQRQPSDLEMELRKRQQKLQEYEQEEIRQRENQQKIPEFVRVKDNLRRTQTFEQ